Proteins encoded together in one Lathyrus oleraceus cultivar Zhongwan6 chromosome 5, CAAS_Psat_ZW6_1.0, whole genome shotgun sequence window:
- the LOC127079703 gene encoding uncharacterized protein LOC127079703, which produces MATASILINGSVTNEFNFERGFPQVNHLLFLQSLRGIAIFTKHKLKNSFMMNFSWEPFCAPFDGNEVRFFRSFEQGHVGDFVRIKVRVKHELCITPQQHPSLILPFDRFLHERIMFVPYQDFLQHALIYMQVYFPNVIIPDELMYTMLPFLMTYVCDARNSPSGFQYEGSRIRVFPLGLDVFVQMLFGECDNVVINNIAAVLDSIGEARFVPASKEAIESLEKVKIENCDAIEKCSVCQFEFNAGMEVTKMPCNHLYHQECIVQSLEISHMCPMCRYPMPTSTSG; this is translated from the coding sequence TGAATCATCTATTGTTTCTTCAATCTCTTAGAGGGATAGCCATTTTTACCAAACACAAATTAAAGAATTCATTCATGATGAATTTTTCTTGGGAACCATTTTGCGCCCCTTTTGATGGAAACGAGGTAAGGTTCTTTCGATCTTTCGAACAAGGGCATGTGGGGGATTTTGTTCGCATTAAGGTTCGTGTTAAACATGAACTATGCATCACTCCCCAACAACACCCTTCTTTAATTTTACCTTTTGATCGATTTTTACATGAGCGAATCATGTTTGTTCCTTACCAAGATTTTCTACAACATGCTTTGATATACATGCAAGTTTACTTTCCTAATGTTATCATCCCCGATGAGTTAATGTACACAATGCTGCCGTTTTTAATGACATATGTTTGTGATGCACGAAACTCTCCTTCTGGCTTTCAATATGAAGGTTCTCGGATTCGTGTTTTTCCTCTGGGTTTGGATGTTTTTGTTCAAATGTTATTTGGTGAATGTGACAATGTTGTCATCAATAACATAGCCGCAGTGTTAGATTCCATTGGAGAGGCACGATTTGTTCCGGCATCAAAGGAAGCCATTGAATCTCTTGAGAAGGTGAAGATCGAAAATTGTGATGCCATTGAAAAGTGTAGTGTTTGTCAATTTGAGTTCAATGCTGGAATGGAAGTTACAAAAATGCCTTGCAATCATCTGTATCATCAAGAATGCATTGTTCAATCGCTGGAAATAAGTCATATGTGCCCAATGTGTCGCTATCCAATGCCAACTTCAACCAGTGGCTGA